A region of the Candidatus Binataceae bacterium genome:
CGGGCGCAGGTTATTCGGTCGCCGCTAATCCACGGACCGCGGCAGTGGAAGCGACGCAGTCGGCGCTGCGAAATGCCGGGCTGCGCACGGCCGACGCCGTCATCTGTTTTGCCAGCAGCAAGCACGGCGGCGCTTTCCCGCTGCTGGTGCGCACGGTAGGGGAAGTAGCCGGGACGGCCGAGGTGGCGGGCTGCGGCAGTATCGGCGTAATCGCCGGCGGCCGCGAGATCGAATCAGGTCACGGCGTCGCGGCTTTGGTGATGGGCGCCGAGGAGATTACGGTTTCGCGGTTTTTCGTGCCGCAATTACGGCAGCGCTCGCGCGAAGTCGCACTCGAACTGGCGGTGGCGGTGCGCCCGCGGCTCGGCCCGAACAATCTGCTCTGCCTCTTCGCCGACACTTACAACCTCGAACCCGAACCGTTCATCGCGACGCTCGCAGCCGAGCTGCCGGGCGTGACTCTGGTCGGCGGCGGCGCCAGCGAGGACGGCGCAATTGGCGAGACTTTTCAGTTCTGCGGCGACGTCGTCAGCTCGAATTCGGTCTCCGCGACGCTGCTTGCCGGCGACCTTCACGTCAGCGTCGGCGCGGCGCTGGCCTGCGCACCGATTGGGCCGATCCGCCGCGTAACCGCAGCGCGCGACAATGTAATTCTCGAACTTGACGGGCGGCGCGCCTATGACGTTTTCGCCGAAGCCGCCGGTCCCTTGATGAGTGATATTCGTCGAGCCTCGGCGTTTATGTTTCTCGGCGTGCCGGTCGCACCGGCCGCCGAACGCCTTGAGCGCGGCGCCTTTTTCGTGCGCAACATCACCGGAGTCAGCGCCGAGCATGGCGCGCTCGCCGTGGCGCATCGGCCCGCGGTCGGCGATCGCGTGGGCTTTGTTCTGCGCGATGCCGAACGGTCGCGCAACGAACTCAAAGCGATGCTCGAAATGCTGAGCGCGCCGGGTCAGCCAAGGCCGGCTTTCGGACTCTACTTCAATTGCGTTTCGCGGGGCTCCGGACTCTACAACCTGCCGGATCACGATTCCGCCTATATCGGGCAGCACTTCGGCGACCTTCCGATCGCCGGGCTCTTTACCGGATTCGAGATTGGGCCGCTTGCCGGCGCTGCCGGACTGCTCCAGTACAGCGGCGTGTTGGCGCTGATCTCGGAGCCGCCGGCATGAGTCAGCTCGCGCCCAGCGGTCGCGCCGCCGGTGCGCTCTGCGAAGCGGCGGGGCGGCCACCCGAGCCTCCGCCGAAAAGAGATCCGCGGGTTTATTTCGCCGCGGAGCGAACCTTCCTGGCCTGGATCCGCACCGGATTGGCTTTAATGGGCTTCGGCTTCGTGGTCGCGCGCTTCGGGCTCTTTCTCAAGGAATTGGGCGAGACCCATCCGGAGTTTCGCATCAGTTCATTCGGCTTCTCACTCGGTCTTGGCACCGGACTGATCGTGATCGGAGTGTTCGTAAATCTTTACTCGATGCTTCATTATCGCGGTCTCCTCGCTCGCCTCAATCAGGGGCGCGAGGTCGTCGGACGTCCGTCGCTGATCGCGACGTTGGTGCCTGTGAGCCTGGCGCTGTGCGGGGTGGCGATGGCGATCTATCTGGTCGCGATACATTAACACCAGCGTTTCGCGGAAGAGCGAGAAGGCGAGTCCGCGCTTGCAGTCACGCGCGCGATAGTGGTTAGTTAATTCTCGATCATCACGCCGGCATCGCCGGCGTTTTTGCCCCAGGGAAAAACCATCAACGGAGGACGAGCGACTTGGATTTTGGCTTTTCAGAAGAACAGGAAATGTTGCGCGACGCGGCCAAACGGTTTCTCGCCGACAATTGTTCGACCAAATTTGTCCGGCAGATGATGGCTGACCCGACGGCTCACGACGCCGCCTTCTGGAGCAAGCTGGTCGGCCAGGGTTGGCCGGGCCTGCTGATTCCCGCGCAATATGGCGGCGCCGACGGCACGTTCCTCGATATGACGGTGATCGTCGAGGAGCTCGGCAAGGCGCTGATTCCTGGGCCATTCTTCGCCGCCGCGCTGCTCGGCGCTCCGGTCTTTCTCGAAGGCGCTTCCGACGCACTGAAGAAAGAATTTTTGCCCAAGATGGCCGAGGGCAAGTTTATCGCCACCGTCGCGATCGCCGAAGCGGCGGGGCGTTTTGATGCCGGCGGGATCGAGCTCAAGGCAGCGAAAAAGGGCGCGGGCTATACGCTCAGCGGCGAAAAGTTCTTCGTTCCCGACGCCCAGGTCGCCGACGCGATCGTGGTGGCGGCGCGAACAGGCTCCGGCACCGGGCAGAACGGTATCACGCTGCTATGCGTTCCGACGACGGAGAAGGGCGTCATCATCACCCAGCTCAAGACCGTCGATATGACGCGGCGCGTATGTCATGTGAAATTCGATCAGGTTCAGGCCGACACAGTGATCGGCAAGGAAAACGAGGGCTGGACGGTGCTGGCGCGGGTGCTCGACGTCGCGACGGCGGCGCTCTCCACCGAGATGGTCGGGACAGCGCAAAAGGCGCTGGATATCGCGGTCGAGTACGCGAAAACCCGCGTTCAGTTCGGCAAGCCGATCGGTTCGTTTCAGGCGATCAAGCACAAGTGCGTCGATATGATGGTCGCAGTCGAGAACGCGCGATCGCTGGCCTATTACGCCGCCTGGACGGTTGACGAGCGCGTGCCCGAGGCCGGCACCGCGGTCCCGATGGCGAAGGCTTACGCGTCCGACATGGCGAAGAATGTCACCTCGGAGGCGATCCAGGTGCACGGCGGTATCGGCTTTACCTGGGAGCACGACATGCACCTTTATCATCGTCGCGCACTGGCGGGCGAGGCTAATCTGGGCAACGCCCCGATCCATCGCGAGACCGTGGCGAAGTCGCTGCTGAGTTAAGCGCCGCTGCGAACAAAAGAATGGGGCGCGTCCGTAAAGGACGCGCCCCATTTGCTAGTGGCCTGATCGACCCGGCTTCGCGGCCAGGGCCGACGTTCAGTTCGTAGTTAACGCATGATCATCTGAAGACCTGACGGACTGCCATACTTGACGCCGTCGAGGTATTCCTTGGGCGCGTTGATGCCGAGATAAGGCTTGATCTTCTTGTCATTGCCAAATCCCGACCAGATGGTCTGATGGCCATTCTGGAAATCCATCGCCATCGAGGAAACGCCGTCCCAGCTATGACCAAGCCCGGGTACGTTGTCCGACGCGTCGTTGTAATACGCAATTGACTTCCACAGCTTGTGGTTCGAGTCGAACAGATCAACCCAGTTGCCATTCCAGTGCTCGCGATCCGCGTAGAGGATGCGGCTCGAATAGCAGTAGCCCGCCGCTTCGCTTGGTATGCGGGTCACGTCAGCAATCGCATGCGGACGCTGTTCCCACGCGCCCCAACTCGGCTTCGGGAAGCCCAGCGGCATCAGGTAGCCGTCAGGGAAGATCGCGCCATCCTGATTGAAGTGCGCCAGCGTCAGCAGCTTGCGGTCGCCGAGGAAGTTACCGGTATAGATCGAGGTGCTGCCGTTGAAGCCATTGGTCTTCGCATCATCGTAAGTCCAGTCAAAGCCGAACACCGGCGAGCAGCGCGCGGTGCTGGCCAAGCGCAGTGAACGGCGCAGCGCCGGCACGAACACGTAGGTGTCCGGGAAGGGAGCCTTTTCCTGATCGGTGTAGAACAGGTTGAGCGACGCCGTGTAACGCGCCTGTTCCGGTGATTCTTCCATCAGCCACTCGGTGTACCAGGTGCCCGGGGCATAGTTCAGAGTCGTCGGAAAGTTCGGGTCAGTAATGTAGTCGCTCCAGCGATAGACCACGTCAAGCTTGGTCTGATTAACGTTGCCGTAACGATCCAGCGCCCACACCGAGCCATAATTGTCCCCGACTGCATTCACGTAAACCGCCGGCTGGTAGGCCCAGAAGGTGTTGGCGAGGATTTTCCAGCCCTTGTTGGGCTCCTGCGGATTCGGAAAGGGCGTTCCGCCGTGATAGTTATGCATCACGTAATGGCCATTGGGTAGGACTTCTACCGTAGTCTGCGCGCCATACTTTTCGGTCGCATCCAGCCAGCTCTTCGGCAAGGCGTTATACTTCGCCGCTGCGACATCGATCTCAGCTCCGGGAGGCATTTTCCAGAAATACTTGCCCTCCCACAGCTTATCCATGCCGAGTGGCATCGCGTACTGGAACTGCTGCCAGTTGGCGGCGGTGATCTTCGTGCCGATCGGAACGTCCGCCTGAGTCGCCGATCCCTTCAGCCATGCATCAATTTCACTGCGGTCGGTCGATTGCGACCAGCCCAGCGAGGGCAATAGGGCAATAACCAGCCCGATTGCCATTAAGCGGCCTAAACACTTCATCATATGTCTCCCCTGTTCGGTTGAGGCCCTTGCCGAACTCTCGCGAGGTCGCGGCAAGGCAGTTTTCAGTCCCCACGAGCGCACTTTGGAGCAAGATCGGCTTTGAGGCCGCTCCGGAGGAATTTATACGGATAAAAAAAATCAACTGTCAATATCGACTTTTTCTCCTTTCGATGCCCACGCGAACCCTCCGACAATCGCATGAACGTCGGATTAGCCTATGATCCCCTAACTCGCTGACATACGTATCGGTTCCCAGGCGTGAGAGGTAGGAAATCTTGGGGTGTCCGTCCGGGCGCGCTAGAACAGTGGCAGCCTGATACCGGCCGTGATCAGTGCGCCGCTCGCGACCCCGGTCAACGCTTCGCCCGCGATCATGCCGGCCGCAATCAGAAGCCCCGGGCCCGCCTGTGCGTCGCGCTGCCGACGGAAGAGCAGCCCCCCAAGCGCACCGGCGAGAATTGTCACTCCGAGTCCGAAGGGCAGGTACAGCCCGATCGCCACCGGCATCACCGGCGTGCGCCAGCCATAGCCGCCTCGATCCAAGGCGCGATCGCTGATCAGGAGCATGGTCGCGAGCGCCGCGCCCACCGCGATCGTGCCCCACGGCAGACCGCCGAAGAAGACGCCGTCAGCCACCTTGGCCATCAGGAAAGCCTGGGGTGCGGAGAGTGCGTGCGCGCCGGCGGCCGGCGTTCCGGCGATGCCGTAGGCGCGGATCAGCAGATTCAGAATCGGCGCCATCACGAAGGCCGAGACGGCGGCGCCGCTGAGCACCGCGATTTCGAGCGCGCGCGGCGTCGCGCGCAAATGAAACCCGGTGGCGAGATCGTGCAGGGAGTCGCCGGCCATCGCGGCCGCGACACAAACCACCGCGCCGGAGAGGATCGCGAGGCGCGGCCCGAGCGCGGCGCTCACGCCGCCCAATTTGAGCATCAGGGCGATCGCCAGCAGCACTATAATCGTCACGCCCGAGACCGGATTGTTCGAGGCTCCGACCACGCCGGTCAGATAGCCGGCGACGGCTGACGCAAAAAATCCGATCAGCACGAGCAGCAGCGCGAGCGCCACGCTGAGCCCGAGGCTGCCGCTCAAACGGTAAATGATGACGGTGATCGCCGGCAGGCAGAGCGCGACCGCGATCGCGATGACCCGCGGCGGCAGGTCGAGGGCCTCGCGCGGGACGCGCGCCGCGGCGTCGCCTGCGCGCATCAGGCGCGAACTCTCCGCGATCCCGCCCGTGATGGAGCGGCGCAAGCGCCACAAGGTTGCCGCCCCGCCGACCACATCGCGCCGACGCCGAGATAGCGCGTCTGTTCGTTCCAGATTTTTTGCGCGGCGGCGGCCGCCGCGAGTCCGCGCAATTCGGGATGAGTCGCGCGGGGAAGGTGAAGATCGCGCCTGCAGCGACTGCCTCGCCCGCGGAGGCGACGGTCTGGACGACGTTGTTCTCGAGCATAGTCGCGCGTCCGAGAAGGCGCAGCAGCGCCATCGAGATGACGGCTGCCGGAATGCTCGCTGAGACCGTCATGCCGGCGTAAAGCCCGAGATAGGCATTGGCCGCGCCGAGGATTAACGCGAGGATCGCGCCGAGAATGAAGGCGCGAACCGTCAGCTCGCGCTGCGCAAGCAGAGACCGTGCAGCGGGTCTAGGCGCAGGCTCGGACACGTCGCGACTATATCCGAATCGCCGCAAGCGTGACGCGCTCGCCTGCGGCCCCAGAATCGTGTGCAGAAACTACGAGGCGTGGCCCTCGCTGCCGCTCACGAGCGTGGTCGGCTGGCCCGCCTGCTTCCACCCCTTGATACCGTCGGCCATCACACTGACGTTTTCGTAGCCGGCTTTGACCGCCCGCCGGGCGGCCTCATGCGACGCCGTTCAAAGAGTGTTCGCGCAATAGAAGACCAGCTTCGCCTTTTTGTCTTGCGGCAGTACGGCAAGGTCGTATTTGTTGTCGGAACTCAGCAGGGTTGCGGCCGGAATCACCCCATACTCTGCGCGCGTGGAGGCGCCGTTAGCGTCATAGATGTGCACCGGCGACTTGGTATCGTTCATCATCGCCTTCAAATCGGCGACGTGGATAATCGAGAAGGTTTCGAGCGTCGGATCGTTGTCTTCATGACCCAGCAGTTGCGAGAGATCGAACGCGCGCGCCGCCGGCGCGTAGTAACCGGCCGCCAGAATCGTGAGCGCGAAGGGCGCCGCCACCGTGAGTACACGGGCGAGTCCTCGTCTGATGATGCGCATAAGAGCAGACCTCCCGATCGGAGCTATCACGGGCCGCACCGGCTGCCAAGCTGACTTTTCTAGCCGCGGGAGTCAGGTGCAGAAGCGCGGGCGTGAGGATTTGAGCAAAGCTGCCGAGCATGGCAGAGTTACGGGCGCAGCAGCTTTCCGTCTCGCGACAAAAGGCGGAAGTTCCAGGCAAGCCATAAGGTTAGGACGCATGGAGCGTGGCGATGAGTGACGATTTCCGCTCGCGGGCAAAGAAGCTCCCGAAGGGCAATCTGTTCGAGGATTTCACCCTCGGCCAAGTCTTTGCGCATCACTGGGGGCGCACTTTGAATCCGAGCGACAATGCCCTCTTCACAACCCTGACGCTGAGCTACAACCCGCTCTATTTCAACGCGCCGTATGCGCGCGCGCATGGCCATCGCCAACCGGTGGTGAATCCGATGCTGGTTTTTGCAACGGTTTTCGGACTTTCGGTCGAGGATCTCAGCGAGGCGGGCGGGCTGTTCCTGGGCGTCGATAGCCTGACGTTCCATCGACCGGTCTATCCTGGGGCGACGCTTATCGCGCGCAGCACGGTGGTCGATAAGCGGGAATCGGCGAGCCGTCCCGAACACGGGATCGTGAGCTGGCATACAGAGGGCTTTTTGATTGACGAACTTGGCAATAAGTCAGACGGTGAAATTCGCGTCGTCGATTTCCGCCGCTCCAACCTGATTCCGAAGCGAGGTCCGGGCGCATGAGTTATATGACCGAAGAACGCAGCATGATTCAGGATGCGGCGCGCAACTTCGCCATGAACGAAGTTCTGCCGGTCGCCAACAAGCTCGACCCGGTCGAGGGCGACATCCCGATGGAGCTGCGCAACAAGATGGGCGAGCTCGGCTACTTCGGCATCCTGATTCCCGAGGACTACGGCGGGCTGGGGCTCGGCTGCTTCGAGTACGCGCTGGTGGCCGAGGAGCTGGCGCGCGGCTGGATGAGCGTCGCGAGCATCATCGCGCGCGGCAACGGCATCTGGGGCGACATCACGGAGGAACAGAAAAAGCTGTATTTTCCGAAGATGGCGCGCGGCGAGTTCCTCGGCGCCTTCTCGCTCTCGGAGCCCGACGCCGGCTCGGACCTCGCCAACGTCTCGTGCCGCGCGACGCGCGACGGCGACGACTACGTCATCAACGGCACCAAGACTTGGTGCACTTTTGCCGACGGCGCCGACTTCATCCATCTGTTTGCACGGACCTCGCCGCCCGAGGGCAAGCGCCGCCATGTCGGCATCACGCAATTCATGATCGAGAAGGAGCGCGGCAAGCTGCCGCCCGGATGCAGCGGGACGCCGATCCGCAAGATCGGCTATTTCGGTTGGCGGACCTGGGAGCTGCACTTCGACAACTGCCGCATCCCGGCCACGACGATGCTCGGCGGCGAGGGCCGCGGCTTTTACACGATGATGGCGTTTCTCGAAGTCGCCCGCGTGCATACTGCGGCGCGGGCGATCGGGCTGGCGCGCGGCTCACTCGAGGACTCGCTGGTCTATGCGACCCGTCGCTCGCAGTTCAAACGGCCGATCGCGGAATTCCAGGCGATTCGCTTCAAACTCGCCGAGATGGCGGCGAATATCGAGGCGGCGCGCGCATTGATGTACGCCGTCGCCAGCGACGTTGACAGCAAGAAACGCTGTGACAAGGAAGCCTCGATGGTCAAGTGGTTCGCTACTGAGATGGCGGAGCGGGTGACCAGCGACGGTTTGCAGATTCACGGCGGCTACGGCTACACCAAGGACCTCCCGCTCGAGCGCTACTGGCGGGACGCGCGGCTGACGAAAATCTTTGAGGGGACGTCGCAAATTCAACTGCGGATCATCTCGGATCGCCTGCTCGGAGGGATGCCCGAATGAGTATCGAGGCGGCCGCGCTGACGGCGCGCAATAATTACTTCGAGGATTTCAACCTCGGCGACGTTTTCGAACACGCTCGCGGCAAGACCGTCGAGGGACTCGAGAACGTGCTCATCACGAATCTCGTGCTCAACACCGCCCAGGCGCACTTCAACGAGCATCTGTCGGAGTCGCTGCCGCAAAAGCATCGGATCGTTTTCGGCGGCGTCACGGCGTCGATCGTGATTGGCCTTGCGATGCAGGATACGGGCGAGAACGCGGTCGAGGAGGTCGGGCTTGATAAGGTGCGCTTCCGCGTCCCGGTCCTGCACGGCGATACGCTCTACGCGTTTACCGAAGTCGTTGCGAAAGAAGCAGAGCCCGCCGACGCGCGCGGTCATCGCGAAGTCGGGCTGGTCCATTTCCGCCACTGGGGAGTGAATCAGCGCAATGAGACCGTCTTCGAGGGCGAACGCACGACGCTGATCAAAAAACGCTCGTTCACGACCGACGGACTCGCCCTCCACGACGAGGTGGCGATTGCAGCGCCGGTCACACGGCGGCGTCCGGCGGCGAAAGCGCAGCGGCGTGCGGTCAAGCGCGCGCTGCCCGCGGCGATCAAGGCGCCGCGCTCGTTGAAAGGCGTCAAATTCAGGCCAAAGAACCGGCCGAAAAAACGCCGCTAACTTCCACGCTGACTTTCCCCACGGAGAACCTGCGATGCGCTTACGCCGATGCGAGCTGTCGACCCCGGGCAGTAATGAAAAGATGATCGAAAAGGCACTCGGCTCGAACGCCGACGTGGTTTTTCTCGATCTCGAAGACGCGGTCGCGCCCAACCAGAAGGTTGAGGCGCGCGGCAAAGTGATCAAAGCGCTCAAGACCCTCGACTGGGGCAGAAAAACTCGCGCCGTCCGCATGAACAATATCGAGACCGAGTACGCCTACCAGGACGTGATCGAAGTCGCCGAGAATGCGGGCGAGCAGCTCGACGTGATCATCATTCCGAAGGTCAAGGCGGCGCGCGACATCTTCTGGGTCGATACCCTGCTGACGCAGATCGAGACGCGGCTCAAGCGCAAGCACAAGATCGCGCTCGAATGCCTGATCGAGGAGGTCGAGGCGCTAATCAACGTCGAGGAGATCGCGAAATCGTCGCGACGGCTGGAGGCGATTATCTTCGGGCCGGGCGATTTCAGTGCTTCGCAGGGCGTGCGGATGGGAAAGACTATCGGCGGCTCGATCACGACCTACCCGGGCGACATCTGGCACTACGCGCGCAGCAAGATCGTCGTCGCGGCGCGCGCCGCCGGCATCGAAGCGATCGACGGCCCCTATGCGGACTTCAAGAACCCGGCGGGCTATCGCGAGGAGGCGATCCGCTCGGCGACGATGGGTTTTGCGGGCAAGTGGGCGATCCATCCGAGCCAGATTGAATTAGCCAACGAGATGTTCTCGCCATCGCAAGAAGAGATCGATCGCGCGCGCCAGCTCGAAGCCGCTTACGCCAAGGCCGAAGCCGAGGGCCTCGGCGCGGTCACCTTCGACGGCGTGATGATCGACGCCGCCTCAGTGCGGATCATCCGCAACGTAATCGACAAGGCGAACCTGATCGGGCTCTGAGCAGCGCGAGGTCAGAGAGTCTCGGCACCGCGCCCATCATCACGCTTCCAGGGCATACGCATTCTCTTCGTGTTCGCTGAGGTCGAGGCCAAGTTGCTCGGCTTCGGCGTCCACGCGCAAACCGACCAAGGCGTCGGTGATCTTGAGCAGGATCAGGCTACCGCCAAAGGCAAACAAGACGCTCGCGGCGACCGCCACAACCTGAATCAGGAATTGGTGCGGATTACCATAAAAGAGCCCGTTGGCGCCCGCAGAATTGACCGCGACGTTGGCGAAGAGCCCCGTTGCCAGCGCACCCCAAATCCCGCCTACTCCATGCACTCCGACAACGTCCAGCGCGTCGTCGTAGAAAAACCACGACTTTATCCTCACAGCGCCATAGCAGAGCGCTCCGGCTATCAGGCCGATAACGATCGCGGACATCGGCCCAACAAAGCCGGAGCCGGGCGTAATTGCGACCAAACCAGCTACGGCCCCGCTCGCGGCTCCCAACACAGTCGGCTTGCCGGAAAGCCACCATTCCACGCAGATCCATGATAGCGTCGCCGCCGCTGCCCCAAGGTTGGTTGCGACAAAGGCGGAAACCGCCAGACCGTTGGCGGCAAGCGCACTGCCGGCATTGAAGCCGAACCATCCGACCCAAAGCAGCCCGGCCCCGGTTAAGGTCATCGTCAAATTGTTTGGGTGGACCGGCTCATGCGGATAGCCGCGGCGGCGTCCGATCATCAGAACCGCGGCGAGCGCGGAAACGCCGGACGAGATGTGGACGACGGTGCCACCCGCAAAATCGAGCGCGCCGAGTTGATGCAGCCAGCCGTCAACCGCCCACACCCAATGCGCGAGCGGGTCATATATCAGAGTGGTCCAGAGCATGCTGAAAACCACAAACCCTTTGAAAGAAATCCGCTCGGCGAAGGCCCCGGTGATCAGCGCCGGCGTAATTACAGCGAACATGCACTGAAACACCATGTAGGCCTGATGTGGAATCGTTGGCGCATACCAAGGATAAGCTTGGGTTGCGCTGACGTTCGCCAGACTCGCCCACTGCAGGCCGCCGATAAGCCCGTGCCAGGGCGAGAAGGCCAGGCTGTAGCCGAACAGCGCCCACTGCACCGAGATCAAGGCGACCAGAAAAAAGCTTTGCATGAGTGTGGCGAGGACGTTCTTGCGCCGCACCATGCCGGCATAAAACAGCGCCAGTCCCGGCGCTGTCATCATCAGGACGAAGGCCGAAGAGGTCAGCACCCAGGCCGTGTCGCCGGCGCTGATCGACGCGACCTGATCGGCGGCCCCGGCCGAAACGACAAAAAGCAGCGTGGTTGCGCTCACGGCGGCGACGGCGGTTACGAGTAGGGTGATTCGCGAACGCAGGCTCTTTTTTGATCTCGACATGGGCAAGGAAGGTATATTCAGCTTGGGAGCCGCTCAAGCAGTGCGCGGTTCGTTTGCGGCTCGCAGGCTGCTCGGCTTTCGAGCAGTTCGCAAATGTGCTCAAAGATTAGAACGCGATTCAACGAGGCGCGCGCAGCGCTATGAGGCTTTGAC
Encoded here:
- a CDS encoding FIST N-terminal domain-containing protein, coding for MIRAGAGYSVAANPRTAAVEATQSALRNAGLRTADAVICFASSKHGGAFPLLVRTVGEVAGTAEVAGCGSIGVIAGGREIESGHGVAALVMGAEEITVSRFFVPQLRQRSREVALELAVAVRPRLGPNNLLCLFADTYNLEPEPFIATLAAELPGVTLVGGGASEDGAIGETFQFCGDVVSSNSVSATLLAGDLHVSVGAALACAPIGPIRRVTAARDNVILELDGRRAYDVFAEAAGPLMSDIRRASAFMFLGVPVAPAAERLERGAFFVRNITGVSAEHGALAVAHRPAVGDRVGFVLRDAERSRNELKAMLEMLSAPGQPRPAFGLYFNCVSRGSGLYNLPDHDSAYIGQHFGDLPIAGLFTGFEIGPLAGAAGLLQYSGVLALISEPPA
- a CDS encoding DUF202 domain-containing protein; translation: MSQLAPSGRAAGALCEAAGRPPEPPPKRDPRVYFAAERTFLAWIRTGLALMGFGFVVARFGLFLKELGETHPEFRISSFGFSLGLGTGLIVIGVFVNLYSMLHYRGLLARLNQGREVVGRPSLIATLVPVSLALCGVAMAIYLVAIH
- a CDS encoding acyl-CoA dehydrogenase family protein encodes the protein MDFGFSEEQEMLRDAAKRFLADNCSTKFVRQMMADPTAHDAAFWSKLVGQGWPGLLIPAQYGGADGTFLDMTVIVEELGKALIPGPFFAAALLGAPVFLEGASDALKKEFLPKMAEGKFIATVAIAEAAGRFDAGGIELKAAKKGAGYTLSGEKFFVPDAQVADAIVVAARTGSGTGQNGITLLCVPTTEKGVIITQLKTVDMTRRVCHVKFDQVQADTVIGKENEGWTVLARVLDVATAALSTEMVGTAQKALDIAVEYAKTRVQFGKPIGSFQAIKHKCVDMMVAVENARSLAYYAAWTVDERVPEAGTAVPMAKAYASDMAKNVTSEAIQVHGGIGFTWEHDMHLYHRRALAGEANLGNAPIHRETVAKSLLS
- a CDS encoding DUF1329 domain-containing protein; the protein is MAIGLVIALLPSLGWSQSTDRSEIDAWLKGSATQADVPIGTKITAANWQQFQYAMPLGMDKLWEGKYFWKMPPGAEIDVAAAKYNALPKSWLDATEKYGAQTTVEVLPNGHYVMHNYHGGTPFPNPQEPNKGWKILANTFWAYQPAVYVNAVGDNYGSVWALDRYGNVNQTKLDVVYRWSDYITDPNFPTTLNYAPGTWYTEWLMEESPEQARYTASLNLFYTDQEKAPFPDTYVFVPALRRSLRLASTARCSPVFGFDWTYDDAKTNGFNGSTSIYTGNFLGDRKLLTLAHFNQDGAIFPDGYLMPLGFPKPSWGAWEQRPHAIADVTRIPSEAAGYCYSSRILYADREHWNGNWVDLFDSNHKLWKSIAYYNDASDNVPGLGHSWDGVSSMAMDFQNGHQTIWSGFGNDKKIKPYLGINAPKEYLDGVKYGSPSGLQMIMR
- a CDS encoding oligopeptide transporter, OPT family, producing the protein MVGGAATLWRLRRSITGGIAESSRLMRAGDAAARVPREALDLPPRVIAIAVALCLPAITVIIYRLSGSLGLSVALALLLVLIGFFASAVAGYLTGVVGASNNPVSGVTIIVLLAIALMLKLGGVSAALGPRLAILSGAVVCVAAAMAGDSLHDLATGFHLRATPRALEIAVLSGAAVSAFVMAPILNLLIRAYGIAGTPAAGAHALSAPQAFLMAKVADGVFFGGLPWGTIAVGAALATMLLISDRALDRGGYGWRTPVMPVAIGLYLPFGLGVTILAGALGGLLFRRQRDAQAGPGLLIAAGMIAGEALTGVASGALITAGIRLPLF
- a CDS encoding MaoC family dehydratase — encoded protein: MSDDFRSRAKKLPKGNLFEDFTLGQVFAHHWGRTLNPSDNALFTTLTLSYNPLYFNAPYARAHGHRQPVVNPMLVFATVFGLSVEDLSEAGGLFLGVDSLTFHRPVYPGATLIARSTVVDKRESASRPEHGIVSWHTEGFLIDELGNKSDGEIRVVDFRRSNLIPKRGPGA
- a CDS encoding acyl-CoA dehydrogenase family protein; translation: MSYMTEERSMIQDAARNFAMNEVLPVANKLDPVEGDIPMELRNKMGELGYFGILIPEDYGGLGLGCFEYALVAEELARGWMSVASIIARGNGIWGDITEEQKKLYFPKMARGEFLGAFSLSEPDAGSDLANVSCRATRDGDDYVINGTKTWCTFADGADFIHLFARTSPPEGKRRHVGITQFMIEKERGKLPPGCSGTPIRKIGYFGWRTWELHFDNCRIPATTMLGGEGRGFYTMMAFLEVARVHTAARAIGLARGSLEDSLVYATRRSQFKRPIAEFQAIRFKLAEMAANIEAARALMYAVASDVDSKKRCDKEASMVKWFATEMAERVTSDGLQIHGGYGYTKDLPLERYWRDARLTKIFEGTSQIQLRIISDRLLGGMPE
- a CDS encoding MaoC family dehydratase; the encoded protein is MSIEAAALTARNNYFEDFNLGDVFEHARGKTVEGLENVLITNLVLNTAQAHFNEHLSESLPQKHRIVFGGVTASIVIGLAMQDTGENAVEEVGLDKVRFRVPVLHGDTLYAFTEVVAKEAEPADARGHREVGLVHFRHWGVNQRNETVFEGERTTLIKKRSFTTDGLALHDEVAIAAPVTRRRPAAKAQRRAVKRALPAAIKAPRSLKGVKFRPKNRPKKRR
- a CDS encoding CoA ester lyase; protein product: MRLRRCELSTPGSNEKMIEKALGSNADVVFLDLEDAVAPNQKVEARGKVIKALKTLDWGRKTRAVRMNNIETEYAYQDVIEVAENAGEQLDVIIIPKVKAARDIFWVDTLLTQIETRLKRKHKIALECLIEEVEALINVEEIAKSSRRLEAIIFGPGDFSASQGVRMGKTIGGSITTYPGDIWHYARSKIVVAARAAGIEAIDGPYADFKNPAGYREEAIRSATMGFAGKWAIHPSQIELANEMFSPSQEEIDRARQLEAAYAKAEAEGLGAVTFDGVMIDAASVRIIRNVIDKANLIGL
- a CDS encoding ammonium transporter, with amino-acid sequence MSRSKKSLRSRITLLVTAVAAVSATTLLFVVSAGAADQVASISAGDTAWVLTSSAFVLMMTAPGLALFYAGMVRRKNVLATLMQSFFLVALISVQWALFGYSLAFSPWHGLIGGLQWASLANVSATQAYPWYAPTIPHQAYMVFQCMFAVITPALITGAFAERISFKGFVVFSMLWTTLIYDPLAHWVWAVDGWLHQLGALDFAGGTVVHISSGVSALAAVLMIGRRRGYPHEPVHPNNLTMTLTGAGLLWVGWFGFNAGSALAANGLAVSAFVATNLGAAAATLSWICVEWWLSGKPTVLGAASGAVAGLVAITPGSGFVGPMSAIVIGLIAGALCYGAVRIKSWFFYDDALDVVGVHGVGGIWGALATGLFANVAVNSAGANGLFYGNPHQFLIQVVAVAASVLFAFGGSLILLKITDALVGLRVDAEAEQLGLDLSEHEENAYALEA